Within the Rosa rugosa chromosome 2, drRosRugo1.1, whole genome shotgun sequence genome, the region TTCAAGCCCAGCCGCCAGAATCGAAATTTCTGATCGGGTAAGCGCCACCTTGATCTCGAGCTTCGATCTGTCGTTTCCGGCGAGAATCGGCGGAAACCAGACCAACAGGGAGGATGGCAAGGCAGCAGCGACCAAGTCTGGGCCGATGGCAGGACCGGAAGTCGCCGGATGGCGAAGAAAAGTCCGGGTCGAAACGCCGAGTTCGGGTCGGGTCCGACGCAATTAGAGAGAAAATATCTTTGGAAAAAAtcagattttctgattttaatttctgaaaaactggtatttatagaaaatatCCAAATTTGGAAAGTTTTCCGCTGAGCATAACTTTTTCATACAAAGTCCGATTTcgacgttccacatgtccacgaacttgtatcAACGCGATCTAtgactttcatgaatgaagtttttagacaaacccaacgaataaaaagtcaaccttttattccggattatggttatgtccaagagacatcattgggggatggctcaatgtcagaacctatccctgagaatgtagagatctctgtaaattacactagtgtacatgggacgtgggaaaaaAAAACTCCATCAAAGATGATGTATTCACATATTCTGTAGTGCGTGAGATTATTAAGACCGATGACATCAAACAACGCTCccttgatgaatgccaacgtagagctgattggccaaagtggaaagatgcgatccaagtATAACTTGATTCTCTAACGAAACGAAAGGTATTCAGGCCAGTAATGCctataccgcccaacaccaaaccagttggtcataaatgggtattcgttagaaatcataatgagagaaacgagattgtaagatacaaagctcgccttgtggcgcaaggcttctcacaacgccctggaatcaactacgatgagatatattctcccgtaatggacgttattacgttccgctaccttgtcagtttggtagtttttgaaaaactaaacatgcagctcatagatgtggttactgcgtatctatatggggatctagatgtAGAAATTTACATGAAggtcccagatggacttcaatttcccaagtcaagtggctctaaaccacggagcgcatttgcaataaggttgaaatgctcactatatggattgaagcaatcTTGAcgaatgtggtataaccgtctaagtgactacttgattgggaatggaTATGTTAATAATGAACtgtgcccatgtgtgttcataaaaagaataagttccggatttgcaatagtagcggtttatgttgatgacatgaacataattggcacccttaaagagttaaggtaaaccgctgaacacttgaaatctgagtttgagatgaaagaccttGGGCGAACAcagttttgcctcggtttggaacttgagcaccgtgaatatgttatcctgattcatcaatcagcttatacctaaaagatgcttaggcgtttcaacactaaCAAAGAATGATCTATTCTGTTCAAAAAATGACgacaaagatgtgctagaggcagaagtgccctacctaagtgcaataggcgcattattgtacttagcacaaagcacaagaccgaacatctcttttgctgtgaacttgttagctagatatagctctgcgtcAACACGAAGCCATTGGACTAGTGTTAAGGATATCTTTTGATACCTAAGtagtacgattgatatgagcttattctatccctacagagagatgatggattcggacccatcatatGTCAAGAATGCCACTAACAGTGgtctgcgttccctctccccatcccaaaacaacataagtgttttggaaggttttgctgatgccgggtacctctctgacccacacaaaggtcgttcccaaactggttatgtattcaccatgggtaagaccgcaatatcttggaggtctacaaaacagactctAGTCactacttcttcgaatcatgcagagattattgctcttcacggagcaattcgtgaatgtatatggcttagatccatagttacgctTGTTCGAAGCATTTGtcgtttgaagtctaccacagataagcctaccagcatttatgaggataatgctgctttgcattgaacaaatgaagcaaggctacatcaaaggcgacaataccaagcatatatcgcccaaattcttctacaatcagcaacaatagaaGTTTCTTAAGATCagagtgaaccaggttcgatcttaggacaatgtggcagacttgtttactatgTCACTGCCTAAATctacgttcgagaaacatgtttcAAGTATTGGTTTgcgaaagttatccgaactctcatgatcgtagtcatcagggggagacgcagacatcagggggagatgtctacatgttgatctcgaaacgtgaagggtgtgttgtgttctttttccccttcgactaaggttatttttgtcccacaaggattttgttactcggcaaggtttttatgaggcaacgagaggagcaccgcGCTTAagtgacacaagggggagtgttcaagtaaatccagaatatgtgtctagcccaaactctaggttacttgctctagttgcaatagggtttatgttagagatattctcggagatattcgtagatatccaatcattgtacgattacgTTTCCATGTAcgactctatctctatgcttgtaatcctcaatataaagaggtccctattatcaatgaaagcacagcaATTTCTATACCATattgattccctaaaacatatAGTCatatacaacttttttttttttttttagaagacaATATATATACAACTTCATTGGCTTAAAGAAGTAAGTGATTCACAAAGTTGTCAAAGTTTAACCTAAAATGAGAATCGCTATCATCACTTGTGTGATGCCTATTAGCTAGAGAGTTGATATAATCAAGGTAGCCTCTCAATTAGTATTACTACGTTAGCAACACAAAGATGACAAATGTACAAGCCACGTGGTACGCCCAGCTAATCACActtctctattttttaattgtattCCGAAACTACCCATGtttaattaaaatgaaatacttACAACACCCCCCTGCATAAGCACTGATTGACTGAACGTATCGCCACGTGGCACGCCTGGCCTACCTAAGAATCTCTCCGACATATATAATAAGTGTAAGTGAAAATGTGTAGTGCGGGAACAAGAATCATGGTAAAGCAATGCAATAGCTTGCATGCAATTAAAAATCATGCATTCTAGGCCTTGCATGCATAGAAGCtgttttttggtataattaatTTTAGATGGTCCAAGTGTTTGGGACAACTACAATTTAATTTTAAAGCAGCTTAGGGTTGGCAGAATCTTACTTTAGGTTACCAACTAAGCACTCTACAgtttatatatagttatatactagattgaaaaaaaaaaatcatatacaaTTATTATTCCAGGGAGTGCAATCCAGATATATAATCATATACAATATTACATGtatttcttataaaaaaaaatatatgatttCACATTTTCATTAATCAACTTCCCTAAATTAGGCAATCAGAGGCCTAAAACAAATAAACTGAGCTGTGGTTTCTTTAatagaaaatatataaaatcGTTCATGTGTATCTGGATGCCATTTACACCTTGCATGTTTCAAATATTAATGCAGCATTATTGCGCCCCAAACCAATTAAAAATTCCCAACTTAAAAATCCCCTTTAGAACCCCCATAAAGACAGCTTCTTCCCCATGTTTAGAACACATAAAATCCACATGGGTGTTGAGAGAAATGAGCTGGCTGAGACCAAATTCTAGGGAGATAGATAGATATAGGGATCATCATGATTAGTTGTTTAGTACTAGACTACTAGTACTTGTACTTTAGGGCCCTAAAGGTGCCCTATGAGGAAtgccctttcttcttcttgatcttgAATATTGGGGTGGAGGAGGAGTGCTTTGGTACATGTCTTGTTCTTCTTGTGGATGTTGCATTGTTGCTTCACTAGGAAATTGCTCTTGATGATCTCCTTCTTTTGATGGCAACCTTATTGCTATCCCTTCCCTTCTTCCCTCCTCATTCTCTTCACCAGTCTTGAAGATAAAGCTCGCATCCCCATTCTTCTTTAGTCCTACAAGCTAATGTTCAATGCAAGAAACTTTAATAGATTGCACATTAAGACATTTCAAGAAAAATTTAGTTAGTCATTGTCGAATGACATTGTACTCTAGACTGGTTATCATATTCAAATGTTATATTGTCAAACTCTTAGATTAGTATGGATTTGTCTTAGAACACATTCTCTAAATCACCAAATTGAGAAACATATTATTCCCATTACCCAAATTATGACAATATATACCAAATGCATTGAGATTTGATGCACACCCCCATCTTTGTTGAAAAACAGTTCCATTATACAACATTGTACACAAGAGCTACCGCTAATGTTTCAAGACTCACGATACATGAAACTATCGATTATGTGGATTTTTCTTAAAATAGATGTTTGGCCTGATGAATTGCCAAAATGAGAACTCAGACGAATCTGACCTTGGAAACATTATACTCATTAACCAAAATATGGAACGGCCAGTTACATTAGTATTTTGATGCACATTTTCTTGGTCTCCATGACTTCCATATATGAATGACAGGCAACAATTACAAAGTGGTGGAACTAACATtcgaccaaaaagaaaaacttaGAACGGGAGAAGAGAGAACTAATTGTTAGAGCTAGCTAACCTTGCATCCCAATGAACAAAACCGAAAAGGGTCCAAGAGACTCCTCCCACAGATTTCACAGATATGTGAGCTCCCTTTGACAGCAGTTTTGGGCTGAGGCCTCTCATTCAAGAACAGCACTCTCGCACTGTTTATCACATACGTCTGAACTCCAGTGATATCCAAAACCTTCTGAATTTCATTCACCCTAACAACATCGTGATACGACGACCGTCTGATCTGCATTGCCAATAAAATTACAGACCCAAATGAGAAAATGAAACAGAAAAGTCTATTTTCAATGACAATGAATTACATTACATCCACCCACCTGAATTACTTGGTGATCTTTGTGCCTTGATGATCTGCAGTAAAAGCAAAACGCCCCGTTGTGGCAATCCAGGCAGTACATGTTGCATTCGCTTCTCGGGGCATCTCTGTGTGCTGGGCAGATGGAGAAGAAGGCTGTGGATAACAATGACTCGAGCCATGAAGGCACCAACATCTCCTCCTCCTGTTTCAAATTCGACCCCAGAAAAGTCACAAAGAAATTCTAGATGGTTTCCACAGCCAGCATTTCCAATAacgtttcagagagagagagagagagagagagtttgaatTAAAGAAGTTGAAAGAGTAACATAAGAATTATCAGCAACCAAAACAGAAGAATGATTTCTAtgcaagagaaagaagaaaaaaaacgacAAATTACAGAACATACCATCTGTAGTTAAATGTGGTGTGTGTGTGATAAACGCATTAGCTTTCTCTTGTTTAATGATTTGGCGGAGTCATGAATCTCATGACCACCATACTTCACACACAAAGTGACAAGAGGAGGGCGAATGGTGCTGCAAACCGACGGCTCAGATGGTGTGGTTTTTCTGGAGCGTTGGATCAGGAGGGGGGAAGAAAAGGTGTGTATGTGTTTGGCGAGGTTATGGaagaaaaatcaatcaaatcacTTTTGATTCGATTCTTGGTGTTGCGTTGCGTCTCTTTGGCGAGGCACAGAGTTGGCATCTGAAAAGGTCGCGTTTTTGGGCGGAGAAgccttctcttttttttgttcCAATGGAAAATGAAGTGGAAATTACGACATTCATACTGATACTAGTATAAGTGTGTAAATGTCTAAATGTATTCCATGTGCAATTCTTCAATCTAAGTGCCATATCATGTTTATTATATTTGTGATGTTGAAGAATAAAGAATTTCTCTTGTTAtagaaatttctttttattatagCCAAATGGCTCCATTCtagtttgtaattaaaagaggGATTATCTTAATCATTACATCTAAGGAAATAagactcattttttttttttttctaagaagAACTTTTGATAAATAACTTTTCATAGATACGTACATGAAAAtaatatttgtaaataaatgtTTGTTACGTGCATGTTAAGAATTCTTTGAGAATGTGTCATTTTTATGAAACAAAAttcttagggttttttttttttttttgtcagagtGATTTTCACTCCTATCTTCTACACACTCACATAGTGATGAGTGAAAATGTTGTGCAATAACTAGAATTAGCATATGtatgaaattaaaaaatacaaaatgaaAGTGCAAATGCACATAGAAATGATGAAAAATGGATTGCAAAAATCATAAACTTCTTTAATTCTCCAAATTCTAAATGATCGATTCTGTTCTCCTACATAAGCAGAGGTGATAATAATGCAAGATTGTGTTCTCTAGTATGCGAATGTGAGAGTAAAACAGATTACCTTGAGAAAATATTTTTTGAATTGTCAAATAAgatcaacaacaacatcaatTTAACAAGAGTTGGATTATTCAACTCTAGGTTTCATTCTTGAAGAGGTAAAAGAGGTGCTGAGAAGACATGTGCATTACATAGTTCATTATGCTCCTAGAGATGCTAATAAGA harbors:
- the LOC133732437 gene encoding protein RGF1 INDUCIBLE TRANSCRIPTION FACTOR 1 isoform X2; this translates as MEEEMLVPSWLESLLSTAFFSICPAHRDAPRSECNMYCLDCHNGAFCFYCRSSRHKDHQVIQIRRSSYHDVVRVNEIQKVLDITGVQTYVINSARVLFLNERPQPKTAVKGSSHICEICGRSLLDPFRFCSLGCKLVGLKKNGDASFIFKTGEENEEGRREGIAIRLPSKEGDHQEQFPSEATMQHPQEEQDMYQSTPPPPQYSRSRRRKGIPHRAPLGP
- the LOC133732437 gene encoding protein RGF1 INDUCIBLE TRANSCRIPTION FACTOR 1 isoform X1, translated to MNFFVTFLGSNLKQEEEMLVPSWLESLLSTAFFSICPAHRDAPRSECNMYCLDCHNGAFCFYCRSSRHKDHQVIQIRRSSYHDVVRVNEIQKVLDITGVQTYVINSARVLFLNERPQPKTAVKGSSHICEICGRSLLDPFRFCSLGCKLVGLKKNGDASFIFKTGEENEEGRREGIAIRLPSKEGDHQEQFPSEATMQHPQEEQDMYQSTPPPPQYSRSRRRKGIPHRAPLGP